ATAGTTTTCCTTTTACTTGACGAATGGTTTAAAGCCACTGAAAACAACCCTGATAAAGAAATTAAATACAACAATGCACTTATCATTGGTTTGTTCCAATGTATAGCCATGATTCCGGGTGTGTCACGATCGGCATCAACAATTATTGGAGGCTTAACTCAAAAGTTGAACAGGAAACAGGCGGCTGAATTTTCATTTTTCTTGGCCGTTCCAACTATGTTCGCCGCTACAGCAAAAAAAACGTATGATTTCTATAAGAGTGGTATATCTTTAAGCAACGACGAGTGGCAGCTATTTGGAATTGGTAATTTGGTAGGATTTATTGTTGCCATAATTGCTATAAGGGCGTTCATTGGCTATTTAACCAAGCACGGGTTCAAAATTTTTGGCTGGTACCGTATTATTGTAGGCATTATTATCCTTGTCTTCTATTTCATGGGGCATGATTTGCAAATAATTTAAAAACACTTTAAAAAGCCTGGGGAGATATCCTTAGGCTTTTTTAAAATCCCGACACTCCTACTTTCCAAAAAATTCTGGTTACTTTTACGTGCTCGCTCACAAATCCACTGGGTAAGCCTACTATGTCTGAAGAATCCGAATCTATTTACTCGTTACAATTTGTGCTGGTCTGCCTGAGCTCATTTTTATTCTCGGCAAGCTTTAACATGCTAATCCCCGAGCTTCCTTCTTATTTAACATCACTGGGAGGAGCGGAATACAAGGGATTAATTATCGCCTTATTCACCCTCACTGCAGGTATTTCAAGACCCTTTAGCGGCAAATTAACCGATACTGTTGGGCGAATACCTGTGATGGCAATTGGTTCATTGGTTTGTTTTTTTTGCGGATTTCTATACCCTATTTTAACTACAATTGCAGGATTCTTGTTCTTAAGACTGATACATGGTTTTTCCACAGGATTTAAACCCACTGCTACCGCTGCTTACGTAGCCGATTTAATTCCCCTCAACCGTTGGGGTGAAGCCATGGGTATACACGGGATATTTTTCAGTACAGGTATGGCTATTGGCCCGGCAATAGGCAGCTGGATAACATCGCATTTTTCAATAAATATTCTCTTTTATTGTTCCTCCTTTTTTGCACTATTATCCATAGTAATTCTGATGAACATGAAAGAGACCCTCAGCGCTAAGGAGCGATTTCAATTTGGTCACCTTAAATTAAATCGTAAAGACATCATTGATCCAAGAGCACTTCCCGCTGCCATTGTTACTTTTTTAACCTATATCAGCTATGGCTCCATTCTGACTGTTATATCTGACT
Above is a window of Solitalea lacus DNA encoding:
- a CDS encoding undecaprenyl-diphosphate phosphatase, yielding MTLIQAIVLAIVEGLTEFLPVSSTGHMIITSWLMKVPNNDFTKFFTVGIQFGTILSVVILYFNRFFQSFEFYLKLFIAFIPAAIFGVLFSDQIDALLESVLTVGIMLLVGGIVFLLLDEWFKATENNPDKEIKYNNALIIGLFQCIAMIPGVSRSASTIIGGLTQKLNRKQAAEFSFFLAVPTMFAATAKKTYDFYKSGISLSNDEWQLFGIGNLVGFIVAIIAIRAFIGYLTKHGFKIFGWYRIIVGIIILVFYFMGHDLQII
- a CDS encoding MFS transporter, which encodes MSEESESIYSLQFVLVCLSSFLFSASFNMLIPELPSYLTSLGGAEYKGLIIALFTLTAGISRPFSGKLTDTVGRIPVMAIGSLVCFFCGFLYPILTTIAGFLFLRLIHGFSTGFKPTATAAYVADLIPLNRWGEAMGIHGIFFSTGMAIGPAIGSWITSHFSINILFYCSSFFALLSIVILMNMKETLSAKERFQFGHLKLNRKDIIDPRALPAAIVTFLTYISYGSILTVISDWSKHLGVTNKGLFFMVFTLASLIIRFLAGKASDRYGRVIILKVSIVLLSLSLLFIAFANSAFSLMMASALYGVSTGMLSPGISAWTVDLSHPKERGKAMATMYIALEAGIGLGALLAGWLFINDLQMIPLIFYCCAAFAITALLYLQFIYPNRKLLTENL